Proteins encoded within one genomic window of candidate division KSB1 bacterium:
- a CDS encoding DUF1460 domain-containing protein, whose amino-acid sequence MHDLLQIFLSLSLSLNQKPAANLPSAPANQEIVAASPAVPNARLYEMSKTEIDALLRETSARLTDFPSRLQAYSQRALGTPYRWFPLGEGPQAKYDRGPLIDLTRVDCLTFCEQILAMTLADHYEEMFQRLQRLRYREGVIDIRARNHFMMADWLPNNAWLFEDVTAAIGGELCVDMRKTIDRVAVLRKRGVPEKELASIPPPQTLVIKYIPEADLPAIKTKLQAGDLAVVIQSRPGIFAAHLGFLLRDGDGRIFFRNASARRGVKKVVDEDFDDLVRFLRRNPSWVGMVFGRVRPAFMSHPEIAARAALAK is encoded by the coding sequence ATGCACGATCTTTTGCAAATTTTTCTTTCTCTAAGTCTCAGCCTCAATCAAAAGCCGGCTGCAAATTTACCCTCGGCGCCGGCGAATCAGGAAATTGTGGCGGCCAGTCCGGCGGTACCGAATGCCAGGTTGTATGAAATGAGCAAAACGGAAATTGACGCCTTGCTGCGCGAAACCAGCGCCCGCTTGACGGATTTTCCATCGCGGCTGCAGGCCTATTCACAGCGCGCGCTGGGCACGCCTTACCGCTGGTTTCCGCTGGGCGAGGGGCCGCAGGCCAAATACGACCGCGGCCCGCTGATCGATTTGACGCGGGTCGATTGCCTGACTTTTTGCGAGCAGATTTTAGCGATGACCCTGGCCGATCACTACGAGGAGATGTTTCAGCGTTTGCAGCGTCTGCGTTATCGCGAGGGGGTGATCGACATCCGCGCGCGCAATCATTTTATGATGGCGGATTGGCTGCCGAACAATGCCTGGTTATTCGAAGACGTCACCGCGGCCATCGGCGGCGAGTTGTGCGTCGACATGCGCAAAACCATCGATCGCGTCGCCGTGTTACGCAAAAGGGGCGTGCCGGAAAAAGAGCTGGCGTCGATTCCGCCGCCACAAACGCTGGTGATAAAGTATATTCCCGAAGCTGATTTGCCGGCCATCAAAACGAAATTGCAGGCGGGAGATCTGGCGGTGGTGATTCAGAGCCGTCCCGGCATTTTTGCGGCGCATCTGGGGTTTTTGCTGCGCGACGGTGATGGCCGGATTTTTTTTCGCAATGCCTCGGCGCGCCGCGGCGTGAAGAAGGTGGTGGACGAGGATTTTGACGATCTCGTGAGATTTCTGCGGCGCAATCCGAGCTGGGTGGGCATGGTTTTTGGGCGCGTGCGGCCGGCGTTTAT